A genomic stretch from Solibacillus isronensis includes:
- a CDS encoding DsbA family oxidoreductase — translation MKIEVWSDYVCPFCYIGKKQLEIALDELGYGDAIEVAYKSYLLDPSTPVNTTSSVYEELSRKYQISLDEVKKMTANVTARAKEVGLEYNFDEMKSANTVKAHRLAKWAETEGKEKEFTERVLKAYFLEGEAIGQTEVLLTLAKEVGLSTEKARQVIESNEYMEQVQQDIAVAQNLGVRGVPFFVIDNKYGISGAQPQEVFEQTIEKAAQEMGLRKPLKMQGVDGAACTDDSCDI, via the coding sequence ATGAAAATTGAAGTATGGTCTGACTATGTATGTCCTTTTTGCTATATCGGCAAGAAACAATTAGAAATCGCATTAGATGAACTTGGATATGGTGATGCGATTGAAGTAGCATATAAAAGCTATTTATTGGATCCTTCCACACCAGTTAATACGACAAGCTCTGTATATGAAGAACTGTCACGAAAATACCAGATCTCATTAGATGAAGTGAAGAAAATGACAGCAAATGTTACAGCACGTGCCAAAGAAGTCGGGCTTGAGTACAATTTTGATGAAATGAAAAGTGCAAATACTGTAAAAGCGCACCGTTTAGCAAAATGGGCTGAAACAGAAGGCAAAGAAAAAGAGTTTACCGAGCGCGTTTTAAAAGCTTACTTTTTAGAAGGTGAAGCGATCGGACAAACTGAGGTATTACTGACATTAGCAAAAGAAGTTGGATTATCGACAGAAAAAGCTCGTCAAGTTATTGAAAGTAATGAGTATATGGAGCAGGTGCAGCAAGATATTGCGGTCGCTCAAAATCTTGGTGTACGCGGTGTACCATTCTTTGTCATTGATAATAAGTACGGCATTTCAGGTGCACAGCCACAGGAAGTGTTTGAACAAACGATTGAAAAGGCAGCTCAGGAAATGGGTTTACGTAAGCCTTTGAAAATGCAAGGGGTAGACGGTGCTGCGTGTACCGATGATTCTTGTGATATTTAA
- a CDS encoding FAD-dependent oxidoreductase, giving the protein MKQSLWLPTHSDFAAPTLQESINCDICIIGGGISGIYTAYSLAKEGLNVVLIEAMPQFAQGTTGYSTGKLTVQHNVIYSKLNEEDGKIYYEANKQAIEKAVSESSTSFTRATSYVYTATPQGKEQLLNEAESYKKIGIPFVATKDIELSVPVELALGIKNEGQINPVEFTNTYVHLARKHGAQLYLNTRVTKLEMSKNCLHTSNDSTVHYKKLILCTHYPIESIRQLYSMKLQIKRSYLTATKYSQLLEGQYLSVDAQSRTIRTALIDNQPYFIYGGQSHTAGSTSDTDPFYETLQHELTTDFELPPFEYGWSAQDVMTADQIPYIGQLSPSDDSLYIATGFNKWGLSSSLVAGTLLTDLIKRIANPAAALYSPNRSNFGKTFYFMLQTGGMIGKELVKGYIDRLDAPKCTHLGCKTRWNVADDTWDCPCHGSRYNSKGEVIEGPAVYPLKLKKSGNS; this is encoded by the coding sequence TTGAAACAATCTCTCTGGCTTCCAACACATTCAGATTTTGCTGCCCCTACTCTGCAAGAATCGATTAACTGCGATATTTGCATAATCGGAGGGGGAATTAGTGGTATTTATACTGCATACTCTCTGGCTAAAGAGGGTCTTAATGTCGTTCTAATCGAAGCAATGCCTCAGTTTGCTCAAGGAACAACCGGCTATTCTACAGGAAAATTAACAGTACAGCATAATGTCATTTACTCAAAACTTAATGAAGAAGACGGGAAAATTTACTACGAGGCAAATAAACAGGCTATCGAAAAAGCCGTTTCCGAAAGTAGCACCAGCTTTACCCGAGCTACTTCGTATGTTTATACAGCTACCCCTCAAGGAAAAGAGCAGCTTTTAAACGAGGCGGAAAGCTATAAAAAAATCGGGATTCCCTTTGTTGCAACAAAGGACATCGAACTTTCGGTTCCTGTAGAACTTGCGCTCGGCATTAAAAATGAAGGTCAGATCAATCCTGTCGAGTTCACGAATACGTATGTTCATTTAGCAAGAAAACATGGCGCACAACTTTATTTAAATACGCGAGTCACTAAATTAGAAATGTCCAAAAATTGCCTTCATACAAGCAATGACAGTACCGTTCATTATAAAAAGCTGATTTTATGTACCCATTATCCGATTGAATCAATTCGTCAGCTTTATTCGATGAAGCTCCAAATTAAGCGGTCTTACCTGACAGCAACAAAATATTCACAGCTATTAGAAGGCCAATACTTAAGCGTCGATGCTCAAAGTCGGACAATCAGAACAGCGCTTATCGATAATCAGCCCTACTTCATATATGGCGGACAATCGCATACAGCTGGCTCGACAAGTGATACAGACCCGTTTTATGAAACTTTGCAGCATGAACTAACAACTGATTTTGAGCTTCCGCCATTTGAATACGGTTGGAGTGCACAGGATGTTATGACGGCAGACCAAATTCCTTATATCGGCCAGCTATCTCCGAGTGATGACAGTTTGTATATTGCAACGGGCTTCAATAAATGGGGGCTATCTTCTTCGCTTGTTGCAGGAACATTGCTTACAGATCTTATTAAAAGAATTGCAAACCCTGCAGCCGCTTTATACTCACCGAATCGTTCGAATTTCGGGAAGACATTTTACTTTATGCTTCAGACAGGCGGGATGATCGGAAAAGAGCTTGTAAAAGGCTATATCGACAGACTGGATGCGCCTAAGTGTACACATCTTGGCTGTAAAACTAGATGGAATGTTGCAGATGATACATGGGATTGTCCATGTCATGGTTCACGCTACAACTCAAAAGGCGAAGTAATTGAAGGCCCTGCCGTCTATCCGTTAAAATTAAAAAAATCCGGTAATTCATAA
- the murB gene encoding UDP-N-acetylmuramate dehydrogenase, which produces MTIQQWENDLLQWIPSTNIKKNETLKKYTMTKLGGKADILVLPKTEEQAAAVVKYAYENNIPLLMLGNGSNMVVRDGGVRGIVLHFALLDEIRIEGDTVYAQSGALIKEVSKQVAAQSLTGFEFACGIPGSIGGAMAMNAGAYGGEVKDIVTSCKVLTPEGELLELNNEQLELSYRKSIIAKKGYFVLSATFQLAHGDQKQIDEKIADLTFQRESKQPLEYPSAGSVFKRPPGYFAGKLIQDSELQGKGVGGAEVSTKHAGFIVNKNNATAKDYIDTIQMVQRVVKEKYDIDLEMEVKIVGED; this is translated from the coding sequence ATGACAATTCAACAGTGGGAAAATGATTTATTACAATGGATCCCTTCAACTAATATAAAAAAAAATGAAACATTAAAAAAATATACGATGACAAAACTTGGCGGTAAGGCAGATATTTTAGTGTTGCCGAAAACTGAAGAGCAAGCAGCAGCTGTCGTTAAGTATGCATATGAAAATAATATACCGCTACTCATGCTGGGGAACGGCTCCAATATGGTCGTACGTGATGGCGGTGTACGTGGAATCGTCCTGCATTTTGCTTTATTGGACGAAATTCGCATTGAAGGTGATACGGTTTATGCACAAAGCGGTGCATTGATTAAAGAAGTATCAAAACAAGTCGCAGCTCAGAGCTTAACCGGTTTTGAGTTTGCATGCGGTATTCCAGGTTCAATCGGTGGAGCAATGGCAATGAATGCCGGCGCTTACGGTGGCGAGGTTAAAGACATCGTCACATCTTGTAAAGTACTCACACCGGAAGGAGAGCTTCTTGAGCTGAACAACGAGCAACTTGAACTTTCTTACCGGAAAAGCATTATTGCAAAAAAAGGCTATTTTGTATTGTCTGCTACGTTCCAATTAGCACACGGTGATCAAAAGCAAATCGATGAGAAGATTGCTGATTTAACGTTCCAGCGTGAATCGAAGCAGCCGCTTGAATATCCTTCGGCAGGCAGTGTATTCAAACGTCCTCCAGGCTATTTTGCAGGTAAGCTTATTCAGGATAGTGAATTGCAAGGTAAAGGTGTCGGTGGAGCAGAAGTTTCTACAAAGCATGCAGGATTTATCGTCAATAAAAACAATGCTACGGCAAAGGACTATATCGATACAATTCAAATGGTACAGCGTGTTGTAAAAGAGAAGTACGATATCGACTTGGAAATGGAAGTAAAAATCGTCGGTGAAGACTAA
- a CDS encoding winged helix-turn-helix transcriptional regulator translates to MKESALCPRLSKAMELVGKRWTALIIYQLLEGPQRFNAIEAALPISGRLLSERLKELEKEGIVERKVYSEVPVRVEYNLTDKGRSLEQTVREIEIWAKTWL, encoded by the coding sequence ATGAAAGAGTCAGCACTATGTCCGCGTCTATCAAAAGCAATGGAGCTAGTCGGGAAACGCTGGACAGCTTTAATTATTTATCAATTATTGGAAGGACCTCAACGTTTCAATGCGATCGAAGCAGCATTGCCGATTAGTGGACGCTTACTGTCAGAGCGATTAAAAGAGCTCGAAAAAGAAGGTATTGTTGAACGGAAAGTGTATTCAGAAGTACCGGTTCGTGTTGAGTATAATTTAACGGATAAAGGGCGTTCACTTGAACAAACTGTGAGAGAAATTGAAATATGGGCGAAAACTTGGTTATAA
- a CDS encoding FMN-dependent NADH-azoreductase: protein MTNVLVVKANNRPDGVSTKMYETFMAEIANNEGLNVTTFDVFEENMPYFGQELFNAFGKAQAGEELSAIEAGSLAAFNKSREVLTAADVVVFAFPLWNLTIPAALQSFIDYTYGAGYSFKYNEQGELVSLMTDKKYIVLNARGGIYSTPQASASEMSVNYINAVIGGVFGMEKIDEVIIEGHASNPAGAEQIIADGLEKVKAAAQNLAKVTA from the coding sequence ATGACAAACGTATTAGTAGTAAAAGCAAATAACCGTCCAGATGGCGTATCAACAAAAATGTATGAAACATTCATGGCTGAAATAGCGAACAATGAAGGTTTAAACGTAACAACTTTTGATGTATTCGAAGAGAATATGCCATATTTCGGTCAAGAATTATTCAACGCTTTCGGTAAAGCACAAGCAGGCGAAGAATTATCAGCAATCGAAGCAGGTTCTTTAGCTGCTTTCAACAAATCTCGTGAAGTATTAACAGCTGCAGATGTAGTAGTATTTGCATTCCCATTATGGAACTTAACAATTCCAGCAGCATTACAATCATTCATCGATTACACTTATGGCGCTGGCTATTCATTCAAGTACAATGAACAAGGTGAATTAGTAAGCTTAATGACTGACAAAAAATATATCGTATTAAACGCACGTGGAGGTATTTACTCAACACCACAAGCATCTGCATCAGAAATGTCAGTAAACTATATTAATGCAGTTATCGGTGGCGTATTTGGTATGGAAAAAATTGATGAAGTTATTATCGAAGGTCATGCTTCAAATCCAGCTGGAGCTGAACAAATTATTGCTGATGGCTTAGAAAAAGTAAAAGCTGCAGCGCAAAATTTGGCAAAAGTAACAGCTTAA